One Methanomicrobia archaeon genomic window carries:
- a CDS encoding dephospho-CoA kinase translates to MMRILSLTGGVASGKSLVLRTFMELGAYVIDCDVLSREVVIPCSKAWWEIVRVFGGDILGKDLAIDRKKLRAIVFSDHTQRAALEAIMHPEVRRKCVERIEAIKKIDPKPNALVVVDVPLLIETGMQNDFDAVIVVYTSEETQMKRLMARDGLTKAAARNLIRLQMPLQDKLQFADYVVSNEGTREETEKQVRALFATFTS, encoded by the coding sequence ATGATGCGGATCCTAAGTCTAACCGGCGGAGTGGCAAGCGGTAAGAGTCTCGTGCTGCGCACGTTCATGGAACTCGGCGCTTACGTTATCGATTGCGACGTGCTCAGTCGAGAGGTTGTTATACCGTGCTCGAAGGCGTGGTGGGAGATCGTGCGTGTCTTCGGGGGCGATATTTTAGGAAAGGATTTGGCGATAGACCGCAAGAAGCTGCGCGCGATTGTGTTCAGCGATCATACGCAACGCGCGGCATTAGAGGCGATCATGCATCCGGAAGTGAGACGGAAGTGCGTGGAGCGAATAGAAGCGATAAAGAAGATAGATCCGAAGCCAAATGCGCTCGTTGTCGTTGACGTCCCGCTCTTGATAGAGACGGGAATGCAGAATGACTTTGATGCGGTAATCGTCGTTTACACTAGCGAGGAGACGCAGATGAAGCGGTTAATGGCGCGAGACGGCCTAACGAAAGCGGCAGCGCGCAACCTGATCAGATTGCAAATGCCACTGCAGGATAAGCTACAATTCGCCGATTATGTCGTATCGAACGAAGGCACGCGAGAAGAGACGGAGAAGCAAGTGCGTGCTCTGTTTGCGACTTTTACCTCGTAA